The Gemmatimonadaceae bacterium DNA segment CGACCGCGCGTTGGCCTACTTCATGGGCGCCGATCGCGTGCGGCTGCGCCGCCGCGCCCTGGCGGGCGACCAACTGCAGCTCGACGTCTCGCTCCGCCAGTGGCGCCGCGGCCTCTGCCGGGCGCACGCCCGCGCCTCGATCGATGGCGAAACGGTCCTCTCTGCCGATCTGACGACCGTCGTGCGCGGCGCCTGACGCGCCGCGCTCACCCGGCCAGTCGCGCTTCGATGCGCCGGTCGGGGACGATCCACATCAGCGCCACCGCCACGTACAGCGCGTCGGAGATCCACGGGCTCACGAACGCGAGCGGGATGGCGGCCACGTATAGCAATTCCGATATGTGCTCCTTGCGGCCGCGCCCCACGGCCCGCGCGAGCAGCGAATCGGGGCCGAGTTCGGCGAGGATGGCGCCGAGCAGCACGCGGTACGAGAGCGCCGACAACAGCAGCACCACCCCGTAGACGGCGGTCGGCAGCGCGGCGAAGTGGTTCTCCCCCATCCACCCGGTGACGAAGGGCGTGAGCGACAGCCAGAACAACAGGTGCAGGTTCGCCCACAGGATCTTGCCGTTGATGTGGCCGGCGGCGTGCAGCATGTGGTGGTGGTTGGTCCAGTAGATCCCCAGGAAGGTGAAGCTGAGCACGTAGGTGAGGAACACCGGCAACAGGGGGCGCAGCGCGCCGAGATCGGCCCCCTGGGGCACCCGGAGTTCCAACACCATGATCGTGATCAGAATGGCCAGCACTCCGTCGGTGAACGCTTCGAGCCGTTCCTTGCTCATGTCGTCGCTCCGT contains these protein-coding regions:
- a CDS encoding TMEM175 family protein, with the protein product MSKERLEAFTDGVLAILITIMVLELRVPQGADLGALRPLLPVFLTYVLSFTFLGIYWTNHHHMLHAAGHINGKILWANLHLLFWLSLTPFVTGWMGENHFAALPTAVYGVVLLLSALSYRVLLGAILAELGPDSLLARAVGRGRKEHISELLYVAAIPLAFVSPWISDALYVAVALMWIVPDRRIEARLAG